Proteins co-encoded in one Thamnophis elegans isolate rThaEle1 chromosome 1, rThaEle1.pri, whole genome shotgun sequence genomic window:
- the KNL1 gene encoding kinetochore scaffold 1: MDRIYADMTEEKDFTDGTKKRRISSILKTPRESAREPLCDLGTGNEFTQEINVEKCQKNSRRVSFAETIRVFPHDPQTFVELNHAVVEPSNETRNQNLLNENEEPEATKCEITGMNTLLHAPIHTLQHMECLDANPSQELNMVDRTLIFSEQNEMDMTSGHTILITHDPKVCQDTDKPKKINFESFLSEIKPRKKTSQVTETCFSYSSVQMNEGNLSQQKTNTEKTQKINLGDFLGSLKSTKLFSAPCNEIPSSGAALERSTYSSKQNASSHLQMENCNMTTVFGGLDNTQHGETSALSIEKGICASKQLGCAESMDVITTNTERLLPSETSSSSMIHQQQNLGKDKSVTHSTVSCTLRTSNSQLGIQQNTNMSHSEINVNNKEANINHNSAAKITNRYTLPSQTSFGTITEPSVTSVPVLHGDKTNFSEDMEMTKNCTGLIWEVHPKGTDGPVHGLDQKQKTDVFELMDRTNIREIEMDITKNHVSMNSYLNSMHHSNLVSKMTAADQQNYYGNVELLNQRVNLSSARNINLNTSQVSKSFKKQVETPLMPYTTSGITKWTNSAIGDSTINKSIGLSNNAVSLIPEYENTFASSENMEISKAIGSLRHNSLKPVAFRDIPQQLTGASRKSITDSDSDRFMVLPLSEDNEMEITKSCTVPVNYNMLRQERTTEVFPLESVDKTTNIYNDMDETKPITCIINQHVENSGSQIMQKPGRTRPTKDRTIVFSHNDGNEMDITRSYTVALNHDPVTFAEDRPVLSIVSSNEAILSTLNDGAEITNPLASETLRSISDFLNVPKQGAGTGRKTIESDSDRSVAFPLSANSKLEFRKNLTEAVERTQEQTSSSEENININISNNMAVNKSMSFAPSDKTVMFVHNNDMELTKPISMTSIKDTVFETLQSKNKENSKAILVKSAKKGTDLCLLDENEMEMTRSHTVAVNYDLQHAKAAPQKLFVDAANETSLSVHNNFETISKSSSFVPAENTMIMSSHDMEMTKYLPAEIFKNSLKPLRQKRNLNCESTLVDPDNNSVFAQQHNEMEITKCHTVLVNHDDVFHNKKILQTSIQNNMDTAGFPKIAKNPEENFYKKPEKNAEWEFSSNQIANEPVNTNMHTVMFDNKTIEYCQVANQTKQLFPFNKTNAFTSYQDGTEATSLHSDTISCGNLLEFKKEMLEKNMEQNHEEKTNDLEFIKKDTVTNKEHNCYVVSAEKQIPNTSRMSKEKTVAFSDDGNMEITSNYTTGIEKRFMSDRNECELHSLAISNAECSASIVDCEKKLNIDKITSEKSIVQAQQNILNTKERLEPCTAKINHMKETVSIVDSNKENELIFPTRKSSLLPTLPDEIALGLNREKNLLNESKMEKDLKKLSQSRQLDDITIKEMDVLPVDEPVILNKESSVISNCPKLQDAEKKPELVLFSCDAQSSLSEELPKLIMKPDCSLKLKEDRRIESNAMASKAGINTSSTDGIPLNVHLNTDNNKIRIMPLAVFPPKLPNKRKSALSNKEAPAAKLDKNSEIQDSEVSLLTKSSSDKINQKLCPFYIDEELLPSYAEEMDSNESLCHEMPEKCLDKIHEKMIVNKMFETNQKLKRPINQENEGIQEEKRFKKDMDWNDIAEKKQILHSTEVPHNDTETEENKHIPEVVATKQKKKQSSNNLFDSFKVETSCNIHQNIELETQLLMDSICEQNLQEKLLEGTITVREFFTLLQVHVLIQMPRQSHLPVKHTVNTSYVPEDEILSYCIYQPKLQVYKEDCQTLHTIIEELKLHAADQDKLLMNMNKSFWEVMKTCSKEELRGFGAELNKMKSRFTKQSKVLAHKGKAKLYVKLVHHAKMECEKLQSRLAKMDELMKEIDSCLFVLEKETATLNDSELVANDATTELETKVKHIERELENYKSQEDNLQREQSHLSDKKQQRISEINQLQRDVRSCQELTEKYNFSEWVIKEWNDQQAVFTFLYDSIELTVGFKRPLDDATFQNKFYWEIVSLNFETLLDETKAEPTAKLVHKLIFQFIDSQNSWQNKCSTVYQLSQILHDLSLVVNRCKLLEEEIEFLNKWGGKFYLLKTEVKDTNVSLLFSSSTPLAKFEVELSLSANYPTSPIDFTIPKCIGNLGHEEISVILSNVPVGANYLKRMVNQISCNLLQYTSTIPKNKTASVQ; this comes from the exons ATGGACAGGATATATGCTGACATGACTGAGGAGAA aGACTTTACAGATGgcacaaagaaaagaagaatttcaTCA ATTCTAAAAACTCCCCGAGAATCTGCCCGAGAACCTCTTTGTGACTTAGGCACAGGGAATGAATTTACTCAG GAAATCAATGTTGAGAAATGTCAGAAAAACTCCAGGCGGGTAAGTTTTGCAGAGACCATAAG GGTCTTTCCACATGATCCTCAAACTTTTGTTGAATTAAATCATGCAG TTGTAGAACCTTCAAATGAAACGAGAAATCAAAATCTGCTAAATGA AAATGAAGAACCAGAAGCTACCAAGTGTGAGATAACTg GGATGAACACTTTACTTCATGCTCCTATCCACACTTTGCAACATATGGAG tgtCTTGATGCCAACCCTAGCCAAGAGTTGAACATGGTGGATAGAACACTGATTTTTTcagaacaaaatgaaatggaTATGACATCTGGTCATACAATCTTGATTACCCATGACCCTAAAGTTTGTCAAGACACTGACAAACCcaagaaaataaattttgaatCATTTTTGTCTGAGATAAAACCTAGAAAAAAAACTTCACAAGTTACTGAAACCTGCTTCTCATATAGTTCTGTACAAATGAATGAGGGCAATTTATCTCAACAGAAGACAAATACTGAAAAGACACAGAAAATTAATTTAGGAGACTTTTTGGGAAGTTTAAAGTCCACTAAATTGTTTTCAGCACCCTGTAATGAGATCCCTTCAAGTGGAGCAGCTTTAGAAAGAAGCACTTATTCTTCCAAACAAAATGCAAGTTCTCATTTGCAAATGGAAAATTGCAACATGACTACTGTCTTTGGAGGACTTGATAATACGCAACATGGTGAAACCTCTGCTCTATCTATTGAAAAAGGCATTTGTGCTTCAAAGCAATTAGGATGTGCTGAAAGTATGGATGTAATTACTACCAATACAGAAAGACTTTTGCCATCTGAAACTAGCTCAAGTAGCATGATACATCAACAACAGAATCTTGGAAAGGATAAATCAGTTACTCATAGCACAGTTAGCTGTACTCTAAGGACTTCAAATTCTCAGCTTGGTATTCagcaaaacacaaatatgtctCACAgtgaaataaatgtaaataacaaGGAAGCAAATATTAACCATAATTCTGCTGCCAAGATAACTAACAGGTACACTTTACCCTCACAAACCAGTTTTGGGACTATTACAGAACCTTCTGTCACTTCTGTGCCTGTTCTCCATGGTGATAAAACTAATTTCTCTGAAGATATGGAAATGACCAAGAATTGTACAGGTTTAATCTGGGAAGTTCATCCTAAAGGAACAGATGGCCCTGTTCATGGCTTAGATCAAAAACAGAAAACTGATGTTTTTGAGCTAATGGACAGAACTAATATTAGAGAGATTGAGATGGACATTACAAAAAACCATGTTTCCATGAATTCTTACCTAAACAGCATGCATCATTCTAACTTAGTCAGTAAAATGACTGCTGCAGATCAGCAAAATTATTACGGTAACGTGGAGCTTTTAAATCAAAGAGTAAATCTTAgctctgcaagaaatataaacttAAATACAAGTCAAGTTTCCAAGAGTTTTAAAAAGCAGGTAGAGACTCCATTAATGCCATATACTACCAGTGGTATCACTAAATGGACTAACTCAGCAATAGGAGATAGTACAATTAATAAATCAATTGGGCTTTCAAACAATGCAGTATCTTTAATACCTGAATATGAAAATACCTTCGCTTCCAGTGAGAATATGGAAATAAGTAAAGCTATAGGATCCTTAAGACATAATTCTCTGAAGCCTGTTGCATTCCGCGATATACCTCAGCAGTTGACAGGTGCTAGTAGGAAAAGCATAACTGATTCAGATTCTGATAGGTTTATGGTATTGCCGTTGAGTGAAGACAATGAAATGGAGATTACCAAGAGCTGTACGGTGCCAGTAAATTACAACATGCTGCGGCAAGAGAGAACCACTGAAGTGTTTCCCTTAGAATCTGTAGACAAAACTACTAATATATATAATGATATGGATGAAACGAAACCTATAACATGTATAATAAATCAGCATGTAGAAAATTCTGGTTCCCAGATTATGCAAAAACCTGGTAGAACTAGGCCAACCAAAGATAGGACTATTGTGTTTTCCCACAATGACGGGAATGAAATGGACATTACCAGAAGCTACACAGTAGCATTAAATCATGATCCTGTCACTTTTGCAGAAGATAGGCCTGTTCTTTCAATTGTATCTTCAAATGAAGCTATCCTATCTACATTAAATGATGGTGCGGAAATAACTAATCCTCTTGCAAGTGAAACTCTTAGAAGTATATCTGACTTCCTTAACGTGCCAAAGCAGGGTGCAGGAACTGGAAGGAAAACAATTGAGTCAGATAGTGATAGGTCTGTTGCATTTCCTTTGAGTGCAAACAGTAAATTAGAATTTAGGAAGAACCTTACAGAGGCAGTAGAAAGAACTCAAGAACAAACTTCATCTTCTGAAGAGAATATCAACATTAATATATCAAATAATATGGCAGTAAATAAAAGCATGTCTTTTGCTCCTTCAGATAAAACTGTAATGTTTGTACATAATAATGACATGGAACTCACTAAACCAATTAGTATGACATCTATCAAAGATACTGTCTTTGAGACTTTACAgtcaaagaacaaagaaaatagcAAAGCGATTCTAGTAAAATCAGCCAAGAAAGGAACTGATCTGTGTTTGCTGGATGAAAATGAGATGGAAATGACAAGAAGTCATACAGTAGCAGTCAACTATGATCTCCAACATGCTAAGGCGGCCCCTCAGAAATTGTTCGTAGAtgctgcaaatgaaaccagtttgtCTGTACATAATAACTTTGAAACAATAAGTAAATCTTCAAGTTTTGTTCCTGCAGAAAACACCATGATTATGAGCAGTCATGATATGGAAATGACAAAATATTTACCAGCTGAAATTTTCAAAAATAGTCTAAAACCTTTGCgacagaaaagaaatttaaattgtgAGTCTACTTTAGTAGACCCAGATAATAATAGTGTTTTTGCCCAACAACATAATGAAATGGAGATTACAAAATGCCACACGGTGTTAGTTAACCATGATGATGTTTTCCATAACAAAAAGATTCTACAAACATCTATTCAGAATAATATGGATACTGCAGGATTTCCTAAAATTGCCAAAAATCCtgaagaaaatttttataagaaacCAGAAAAGAATGCTGAATGGGAGTTCTCTTCAAATCAAATAGCTAATGAGCCAGTAAATACTAATATGCACACAGTAATGTTTGATAACAAAACAATTGAATATTGCCAGGTTGCTAACCAAACTAAGCAACTTTTTCCTTTCAATAAAACTAATGCATTCACATCTTATCAGGATGGCACAGAAGCTACTAGTTTGCACTCCGATACTATAAGTTGTGGGAATCTGCTGGAATTTAAGAAAGAGATGctagaaaaaaatatggaacagAATCACGAGGAAAAGACAAATGATCTGGAATTTATAAAAAAAGACACAGTTACCAACAAGGAACATAACTGCTACGTGGTGTCTGCTGAAAAACAGATACCAAACACTTCCAGAATGTCAAAAGAAAAAACTGTTGCTTTTTCAGATGATGGGAACATGGAGATAACTAGTAACTACACAACAGGAATTGAAAAGAGGTTTATGAGTGATAGAAATGAATGTGAGTTACATTCCCTTGCTATATCTAATGCAGAATGCTCTGCTTCAATAGTTGATtgtgaaaagaaattaaatattgaCAAAATTACATCTGAAAAGTCCATTGTCCAAGCACAGCAGAACATTTTGAATACTAAAGAGAGACTAGAGCCTTGCACAGCTAAAATTAATCATATGAAAGAAACTGTCTCAATTGTAGATTCAAATAAAGAGAACGAATTGATATTTCCTACCAGAAAGTCCTCTCTACTGCCAACCTTACCTGATGAAATTGCCCTTGGTTTAAACAGAGAGaaaaacctattaaatgaaagCAAAATGGAAAAAGACCTTAAAAAATTATCTCAGTCAAGACAATTAGATGATATTACTATAAAAGAAATGGATGTACTTCCAGTGGATGAGCCAGTCATTTTAAATAAAGAATCTAGTGTTATCAgcaactgtccaaagttacaagaTGCTGAGAAGAAACCAGAACTTGTTCTGTTCTCTTGTGATGCCCAGTCCAGTCTTAGTGAAGAATTGCCCAAGCTGATAATGAAGCCAGATTGTTCCTTGAAGTTGAAAGAAGACAGGAGAATTGAATCCAATGCAATGGCTTCTAAAGCAGGGATAAATACAAGTTCTACTGATGGCATTCCTCTTAATGTACATTTAAATACAGataacaataaaataagaataatgcCCTTGGCTGTCTTCCCACCTAAATtaccaaataaaagaaaatctGCACTTTCCAACAAAGAAGCTCCTGCTGCCAAATTGGATAAAAACTCAGAAATTCAAGATTCTGAAGTCTCTTTACTTACAAAGAGTTCCTCAGATAAAATAAACCAGAAATTGTGTCCTTTTTACATAGATGAAGAACTGCTTCCTTCATATGCAGAGGAAATGGATTCTAATGAATCTTTATGTCATGAAATGCCAGAAAAATGTCTTGACAAGATACATGAAAAAATGATTGTTAATAAAATGTTTGAAACAAATCAAAAATTAAAGAGACCTATAAATCAAGAAAATGAGGGCATTCAAGAAGAAAAAAGGTTCAAGAAAGATATGGACTGGAATGATATCGCAGAAAAAAAGCAG ATCCTTCATAGCACAGAGGTACCTCATAACGACACAGAAACTGAAGAAAATAAACATATTCCAGAAGTGGTGgccacaaaacagaaaaagaaacaaagcagCAATAACCTTTTTGATTCATTTAAGGTTGAAACAAGTTGCAATA ttCATCAAAACATTGAACTGGAGACTCAGCTTCTCATGGATAGTATTTGTGAACAAAATTTGCAAGAG AAATTGCTGGAAGGTACTATCACAGTTCGTGAATTTTTCACACTTCTCCAAGTCCATGTTTTAATACAAATGCCTCGTCAGAGTCACCTTCCGGTCAAG CACACAGTCAATACATCATATGTCCCAGAAGATGAAATTCTCAGCTACTGCATCTATCAACCCAAATTACAGGTTTATAAGGAAGACTGTCAAACTCTTCACACAATAATAGAAGA ATTAAAACTTCATGCAGCTGATCAAGATAAACTTCTGATGAATATGAATAAAAGTTTTTGGGAAGTAATGAAAACTTGCTCAAAGGAAGAG CTGAGAGGTTTTGGTGCTGAgctgaacaaaatgaaatccCGTTTCACCAAGCAAAGTAAAGTTCTTGCTCACAAAGGAAAAGCAAAATTATATGTGAAGTTGGTGCACCATGCAAAG atggaatgtgaaaaacTACAATCAAGATTAGCTAAAATGGATGAACTTATGAAAGAAATTGATAGCTGTCTTTTTGTTCTGGAGAAAG AAACTGCTACTTTGAATGATTCTGAGTTGGTTGCCAATGATGCCACGACGGAACTTGAAACCAAAGTAAAACATATAGAGAGAG aaCTAGAAAATTACAAATCCCAAGAAGATAATCTTCAAAG AGAACAATCACATCTTAGTGATAAAAAACAACAGAGAATATCTGAAATCAACCAGCTTCAAAGAGACGTAAGAAGTTGCCAAGAACTTACAGAGAAATATAA TTTCTCTGAGTGGGTAATAAAGGAATGGAATGATCAACAGGCAGTATTTACTTTCCTTTATGATTCTATTGAGCTCACTGTGGGATTTAAAAGGCCCTTAG aTGATGCTACTTTCCAAAACAAGTTCTACTGGGAGATTGTTAGTCTGAATTTTGAAACATTGTTGGATG AAACAAAAGCTGAGCCTACGGCAAAACTAGTGCATAAGCTTATCTTTCAGTTTATTGACAGTCAAAATTCATGGCAAAACAAATGCTCAACAGTGTATCAACTTTCTCAG
- the RPUSD2 gene encoding RNA pseudouridylate synthase domain-containing protein 2, translating to MTEVAWGVGLYNATWSPSPPPLLSMRAEPFWRSLLRSSLARPDAERAFLASLAALVPGRSMEEKPVPELKEQGGSAPVAKKRRLSKGQKMKRPGPLEEGEKRYVPPPKKRNTGVSFGEAHFAETSYYFEGGLRKVRPYYFEYNTYCKGRWVGKKLLDVFHSEFRGRPIEYYLAAAKAGRLLLNKHPLKDLSVVLKNNDFLENTIHRHEPPVTAQTIEFIEDNDEVVVVDKPSSVPVHPCGGFRHNTIIFILGKEHNLKELHTVHRLDRLTSGVLIFAKSAEVSKRIDEQVRQRQLEKEYVCRVVGEFPESEVICEEPILSMSYKMGLCRVDPKGKPCKTVFQRLSYNGKTSVVKCFPYTGRTHQIRVHLQFLGHPIVNDPIYNNEIWGPQKGKGGSVNKTDDELLQSFAEEYISKESLGILDIVEEDLKAVLADKKQETPDNGTKSLQVTTAIDHSDNTGESEDNEKTLSLNSASQAKAHKTESGETEFHNEMDPLCEECKTMRPDPSPRELVMYLHALRYKGMEFEYCSKMPAWAQDDWKET from the exons ATGACTGAGGTCGCGTGGGGGGTGGGGCTCTACAACGCCACGTGGTCGCCGTCTCCGCCTCCACTCCTCAGCATGCGAGCCGAGCCGTTTTGGAGATCGTTGCTCCGCTCTTCCTTAGCCCGGCCGGACGCAGAACGCGCCTTCTTGGCTTCTCTAGCCGCCCTGGTGCCCGGGAGGAGCATGGAAGAGAAGCCAGTCCCCGAGCTTAAAGAGCAGGGAGGCTCTGCTCCGGTGGCGAAGAAGAGGCGGCTGTCCAAGGGGCAGAAGATGAAGCGGCCGGGGCCGCTGGAAGAAGGAGAGAAACGCTACGTGCCGCCTCCGAAGAAGCGGAATACGGGCGTCAGTTTCGGAGAGGCCCATTTCGCCGAAACCAGCTACTACTTCGAGGGCGGACTTCGCAAGGTGCGCCCGTACTACTTCGAGTACAATACTTACTGCAAGGGGCGCTGGGTGGGGAAGAAGCTCCTGGACGTCTTCCACTCGGAGTTCCGCGGCCGCCCCATCGAGTACTATCTGGCCGCAGCCAAAGCCGGACGCCTGCTTCTCAACAAGCACCCCTTGAAAGACCTCAGCGTCGTACTCAAG AATAATGACTTTCTGGAGAATACCATACACCGTCATGAACCTCCCGTTACAGCACAAACTATTGAGTTTATAGAGGATAATGATGAAGTTGTGGTTGTAGACAAGCCCTCATCTGTACCTGTTCACCCTTGCGGTGGATTTCGGCACAACACTATCATTTTCATTTTGGGCAAAGAGCATAACCTGAAAGAGCTGCATACTGTTCATCGGCTGGATCGCCTGACATCAGGTGTCCTCATCTTTGCCAAGTCTGCAGAAGTATCCAAGAGAATTGATGAACAAGTTCGACAGCGGCAG CTGGAGAAAGAGTATGTATGCCGTGTGGTTGGAGAGTTTCCGGAAAGTGAAGTTATCTGTGAAGAACCCATCTTGTCTATGTCTTACAAAATGGGTTTGTGTCGAGTGGATCCCAAAGGCAAGCCATGTAAAACAGTCTTCCAGCGGCTCAGTTACAATGGCAAGACTAGTGTAGTAAAGTGTTTCCCATACACTGGCCGTACCCATCAGATCCGTGTTCACCTACAATTTTTGGGGCATCCTATTGTCAATGATCCTATCTACAATAATGAAATTTGGGGTCCTCAAAAGGGCAAGGGGGGCAGTGTTAATAAAACTGATGATGAATTGCTTCAGTCATTTGCGGAAGAATATATCTCAAAAGAGAGTCTGGGAATCTTGGATATTGTTGAGGAGGACCTGAAAGCAGTTTTAGCAGATAAAAAGCAGGAAACTCCAGATAATGGAACTAAGTCTCTGCAAGTCACTACTGCAATTGATCATTCTGACAACACTGGAGAATCAGAGGACAATGAAAAGACACTTTCTCTGAATTCTGCCTCTCAAGCAAAGGCGCATAAAACTGAGAGTGGGGAAACTGAGTTCCACAATGAGATGGACCCACTATGTGAAGAATGCAAAACAATGAGGCCTGATCCATCACCCAGAGAGTTAGTGATGTATCTCCATGCTTTGCGCTATAAAGGAATGGAATTTGAATATTGTTCCAAAATGCCTGCTTGGGCCCAGGATGACTGGAAAGAGACTTAA